From the genome of Acidimicrobiales bacterium:
GTGGACGTCGGCGACCTCACCTTCGACGTCCGGGCCGACGGGCCGGACGACGGCCGACCGGTGGTGCTGCTGCACGGCTTCCCGGAGACGTCGGCGTCGTGGGCGGCGGTGACCTCGCAGCTGACCGAGGCCGGCCTGCGCACCTACGCCGTCGACCAGCTGGGCTACTCCCCCGGCGCCCGGCCGGCCGAGGTCGATGCCTACGCGCTGACCAACCTGGCGCAGGTCACCGCCGACCTGATGACCGCGATGGACGTGCCGGTGGCCGACGTCGTCGGGCACGACTGGGGCGCCAACGTCGCCTGGGCGCTCGCCGCGTGGCACGAGGACCGGGTGCGCTCGCTGACCGCCGTCTCGGTGCCGCACCCCACGGCGTTCACCACGGCCTTCCGCTCCGACCCGGAGCAGAAGGAGCGCTCGGCCTACATCCGGCTGTTCTGGCAGGAGGGCAAGGCCGAGGAGGTGCTGCTGGCCGACGACGCCCGGCGGATGCGGCGGATGTTCGGGGACGCCGTCCCGGCCGAGGCCGTCGACGAGTACGTGGCCGTGCTGTCGGCGCCGGGCGCGCTGACCGCGGCGCTCAACTGGTACCGGGCGATGAGCTCGGCCACGCCGGTCGACGACGTGACCGTGCCGACCACCTACGTCTGGAGCGACGACGACGTCGCGATCGGACGGCAGGCCGCGGAGGGCTGCGCCGAGCACGTCAGCGGCGACTACCGCTTCGTCGAGCTGACCGGGATCTCGCACTGGGTCCCCGAGCAGGCCCCCGAGCAGCTGGCCGTGGCCGTCCTCGACCGCATCGCCTCGACCTGATCAAGGACCCCGAGAAGGACCCCGTCCTCCTCACCGCTCGCAGGCTCGCGGCGAGCCTCTGGACGGGGCCGGGCCTCGGGACGGGGCCACACCGCGTGGGTCAGTACTCCTCCGGCTCCTCGTCGGTGGTGCCGGTGACCAGGGCGAGCAGGCCGGCCTCGTCGAGCAGGTCGACCGGGCGCACGGTGACGCCGGCGGCGACGTGGTGGAACCCGGCGCTGACCCGCTCGACCGGGACGCCGGTCAGCCGCGACCAGCCCAGCCGGTAGGCGGCCAGCTGCACCGCCGCGGCAGCGAGCTCCGCGCCCGACGGCGGCGGGCCGGTCTTCCAGTCGACGACCTCGAAGCCACCACCGCCGTCGTCGAAGACCGCGTCGATGCGCCCGCGCAGGGTGAGCGGGCCCAGGGGCGTCTCGAAGGGCACCTCGACCTCGACCGGCTGCCGGTTGGCCCAGGGGCTGGCGAGGAACGCCGCCTGCAGCGCGGCCAGCGCGCCGTCGGGGGCGGCGGACTCGTCGCCGGAGCCGGGCAGCTCGTCGAGGTCGAGCAGCCGGGCGACGCCGAAGCGCTCCTCCAGCCAGGCGTGGAAGGCGGTGCCGCGGCGGGCCAGCGGCGCGGGCGCGGCGGGCATCGGCCGGCGCAGCCGCCGGGCGAGCTCGGCCGGGTCGCGGCGCAGC
Proteins encoded in this window:
- a CDS encoding alpha/beta hydrolase is translated as VDVGDLTFDVRADGPDDGRPVVLLHGFPETSASWAAVTSQLTEAGLRTYAVDQLGYSPGARPAEVDAYALTNLAQVTADLMTAMDVPVADVVGHDWGANVAWALAAWHEDRVRSLTAVSVPHPTAFTTAFRSDPEQKERSAYIRLFWQEGKAEEVLLADDARRMRRMFGDAVPAEAVDEYVAVLSAPGALTAALNWYRAMSSATPVDDVTVPTTYVWSDDDVAIGRQAAEGCAEHVSGDYRFVELTGISHWVPEQAPEQLAVAVLDRIAST
- a CDS encoding PD-(D/E)XK nuclease family protein codes for the protein DPLSPPRRRALTAAAELVAGAAPHPLDAGAALGTGDPEVERWVRNADLLLRERRRTAHPTVEVPLPSHLSVSELVTLRRDPAELARRLRRPMPAAPAPLARRGTAFHAWLEERFGVARLLDLDELPGSGDESAAPDGALAALQAAFLASPWANRQPVEVEVPFETPLGPLTLRGRIDAVFDDGGGGFEVVDWKTGPPPSGAELAAAAVQLAAYRLGWSRLTGVPVERVSAGFHHVAAGVTVRPVDLLDEAGLLALVTGTTDEEPEEY